One genomic segment of Spirochaetota bacterium includes these proteins:
- a CDS encoding endonuclease III domain-containing protein, which produces MASLAAIYRALLARYGPQHWWPGETDFEIAIGAILAQNVSWTNVEKAIGRLKEEKLLAPRALHRIPGETLALLIRPTGYYNQKAKKLRNFLDWFARYGYSFARLRALDTGRLRSELLTVNGIGPETADSILLYALEKKVFVVDAYTFRIFGRIGMLRGGEGYDEVQRLFHRRFRAGTREYNEYHALIVNHGKYFCKKTPLCGECCLARLCGCAA; this is translated from the coding sequence GTGGCGTCGCTCGCGGCGATATACCGCGCACTGCTCGCCCGGTACGGCCCACAGCACTGGTGGCCGGGTGAAACCGATTTCGAAATCGCGATCGGCGCGATCCTCGCACAGAACGTATCCTGGACCAACGTGGAAAAAGCGATAGGGCGATTGAAAGAGGAAAAGCTCCTCGCTCCGCGCGCGCTGCACCGCATCCCCGGCGAAACACTGGCCCTCCTCATACGCCCGACCGGTTATTATAATCAAAAGGCCAAAAAGCTCCGCAATTTCCTGGACTGGTTCGCCCGCTACGGCTATTCGTTCGCGCGCCTTCGCGCGCTCGATACCGGCCGCCTCCGGAGCGAGCTCCTGACGGTGAACGGAATCGGTCCGGAAACGGCCGACTCCATTTTGTTGTACGCGCTCGAAAAAAAGGTTTTCGTGGTCGACGCTTATACTTTCAGAATATTCGGCAGAATCGGCATGCTTCGGGGAGGGGAGGGGTATGACGAGGTCCAGCGGCTTTTCCACCGCCGGTTCAGGGCCGGTACCCGCGAGTACAACGAGTACCACGCCCTTATCGTGAATCACGGTAAATACTTCTGTAAAAAAACGCCGCTATGCGGGGAGTGCTGCCTTGCGCGCCTTTGCGGGTGCGCGGCCTGA